The sequence TGAACTAGTAAAATTTACCATACCAGAAGAATCTTACTTCGAGCATGAAAAAATGCGAGCAGATGTTGAGGAACTTCTTAAGTTATTAGAGTTACCGTATCGCGTAAAATTACTTTCTCCCCAAGAAATGGCTTTTCAATCGGCAAAAACCTATGATCTTGAAGTCTGGGCGGCAGGTTGTGAAGCATGGCTTGAGGTTTCTTCAATATCAAATTGTGAAAGCTTTCAGGCCAGACGTGCTAATATTCGAGTTCGAAGAAAAAACAACAATTTAGAATATGTGCACATACTAAACGGATCAGGTTTAGCCTTTCCCAGAATTTTTATTGCACTTATTGAAAACAATCAACAACCCGACGGATCTATTGTAGTCCCTGAAGCACTGCGACCTTATATGGGTGGAATTAAAAAAATTTCATGAAATTTACCCATGAAAAACGAACAGCTTAATCAAATAAAACAAGAAATCATAAAATTGGCGAAGTTTATTTATACCGGTAAATACGTTGTAGCCACTGATGGTAATATCAGCGTACGAATAGATTCCCAAACGATGTTAATTACAAAAAAAAATGTATGTAAAGGAGAAATTGGATTAAAAGACGTAATATTGGTTTCATTAAAATCTTATCAAAGATATTTTAGTAAATTAACACCGCAACCTTCTAGTGAATATCAAATGCACCAGGAGATATATAAAAATCGCGATGATATTAAAGTTGTTATTCACGCTCATCCTTTATATGCGACATTAATCGGAATCACTGGTATTAAGTTAAAGGTCAATTTATTAGCTGAAATTGAAAAATTCATAGGGCCCGTCGGTATTGTTGGATATTATGAACCAGGCAGTGTTCAATTAGCAGATGCCGTTGCAAGAAAAGCCCGGGAATGTAACTCCATAATTCTTAAACGCCACGGAGTAGTGGTTATGGGGATAGATGCTTTGGAGACCCGATATCGACTAGAACGGTTAGAACGGTTTGCTGAAATTTTGTTTTTATACAATCTGGCAACTAACTCCAAGTAAGGCTGGTTTTACAAAAGTTGATGAGTGAATCGTTTTTTTTGCGGCTAGTGGCTAAACGTTAAGGATTTATTTCTGACCACTTACCGCATCGATCACCATACCGATCAATTATTTGAGAATTCTTGTAAGTTTCAACGACTTCGCAGAAATTAGCGCAATCGTGACATTCAAATGTCTTAGTTTGAAAATTAATATCCAGAAGCGCAGGACCAACAAATTTAGTTGATAGATTTTTTTGAACATAATCTTGAGCTAGAAAGGCGGCGCCGATTGCACCCATAACTAGAAAATATCGAGGGACGATAACTTGCATCCTTAACGCTCGTTCAAAAGCTGCTTTTACCCCAATATTAGCGGCGACTCCGCCCTGGAATAAAACTAGCGGTTCAATGGGTTTTCCCTTGGCTACAGTACTTAAATAGTTTCTTACAATTGCATCGCATAATCCCCGAATGATTTCTTCAACGGAAATACCAAGCTGTGCCTTATGAATCATATCGCTTTCAGCAAATACGGTACATCTTCCGGCAATCGTTGCACCTGATGTTGCTTTTAAGGCATAAGTTCCAAATTCTTCGATTGGAATTCCTAATCGAGTTGCTTGGTGTTCTAAAAAGGAACCAGTTCCAGCAGCGCAAACGGTGTTCATGGCAAAATCAATAGGAACGCCGTCCTTTAGTAAAATGATTTTTGAGTCTTGACCACCAATTTCGATAATTGTTCTTGCTTCAGGATAGAAATGAGAAGCGGCTACGGCGTGAGTAATAATTTCATTTTTAATCACATCGGCACCAACGATTACTCCAGCCAACCGGCGAGCCGAACCAGTTGTTCCCACTCCTTTTATTTCAATATTTTTGTTTTCATTGAAGAGTTCCGCGACAAGTTTTTTAATGGCCTCAATTGGCCGACCCAGAGTGCGTAAATAACTTGATCTAATTACCTCGCGGTTCTCATCAATTAACACACCTTTGGTTGATATTGAACCAACATCGATTCCCAAATAGGCTTTTAGCATATCTTAGCGATGTTAAAGATTTTTTCTTTTTATTAGTTCAACAAATGCTTCAAGTCTGGTAAGTAAACCAGTTTTCGAGGTGTGTTCATCAATAGATATTGAAAGAAGCGGTATTGCGTAATCGTGTGCCATTTTTTCTAAAGCTTCATAAGCGATATTTTCTGGCATGCAAGTGAAAGGATAAATATGGATAATTCCATCAATACCCGTTTTGCAAAAACCATGGGCTTCGCCTACCGTTTTAATGGCCTCACCTCCCGGGGAGTCTTTTAAATACTTATAGGCATCGATAATGATTTTAAGTTCTGAAGTATCAATGTGTAATAAATGCTTAAGATGTCGATAAAGACTTCGTCGGCCGATCACTACTACGCCCATTTTACCTAGTTCTTTTTCGATGTCGTGATTAGCAAATGGTTCAAGCATTAGATAGATTTCACCGACTAATCCAATTTTTATTATTCTTTTTTTGAATTTGAAAAGTGGCTGAAAAAGTTCTTTTAGTTTGTTTTTCGCCTTTCGAATTGCTGATAAGTTTGAGACATTTTCGATTATCCGCAAGGCCTCAGATTCTTTTTTTTGGGCACTGGTAAAATCAATGGCACGAGCTAATCGAATCAGTTTTCGATAATAATCAATTAAAGCGCTGTGGTGGAGAAGTAACCATGTAGCATAAATTACTCTTCTTGGTGATACTCCAAAAATTTTCGGTATTTTCTTAAAGAAAAATTCATATGGTGTATATTGACTAATTGCGTAAAATTGATGGTGATTACTAATTTTTTTTAAAATATCCTCTTGCAGATAGTGATAATAACCAAAACGGCACTTCCGAGCCCCAGCTGCCATCAATAGAGTATCAGCACCAGCTTCAAGAGCTTCGACAAAGCTTCCTAATGTAATTTTGAACGGTAAACAAATAAGTTCAGGCGAATATTTAGCTCCAAGACTTAAAGTTCGAGCAGTAAGCGGTGAACCCAGGCAGACCTCTGCACCTAACATTTCTACAAATTTTTTCAGGGCAATTGTATCATAACCTAAATAGGGGAAAGCTACTTTCATATTCCCTAAAATAATCAGTATATAGTTAGTTCGTAATCGGTGCTATATTGAGACATTGTTTTTTGATTATCTCGCAAAAAGCCTCGATGCGCGTTACAAGTCCAGTTGGGGAAGTGTGTTCATCGATAATTAACTGCATAAATGGTTTAGTCCGAGCTTGGGCTTCTTTCAGCATAATTTCACTGATTAAGGAATCCGGTCCACAGCCAAATGAGATAATATTACAAACCCCCTGGGCATGCGGCAATAGATAATAAAACGCGTTATATAATTCCCGTTCATATACCCAACGAATATTTTTTGCAAAACCCTTAGTGCTAGTTAATAGTTTATTATCTAAGTGTTCTTTAGTAATAATTGTAAAACCTTGATTTTTAAAGGTGTTAATTATCGTTCGACTAATATAATCATCATAAATATTGTAGAAATGACTTAATAATAAAATTTTCGGTTTGCCATTAGGGGGTGGGGGTTGTGTATGCTTAAGATAGGTTGAAGCTTCTTTTAAGGCCCACTTAACTTTTAAAGGATTTTTTGTGAACCGTAGGCCGAGCCAAAAGTGTGCCCAATAAAAATTATTTTTGATTTTTGGTGCAATTAGTTGAAATTGTCCGGCAAAGCGCAATCGAGCGATATCGACGATACCAATCATTTTCGGACAGGTATAAAGACCGCCGTTAAGTTCAACAAATCGCGGTAAAAACACATGGGTTACTTTATTCTTTAACCAATCAAGATGGCCGCAGATAATTTTTACCGGTAAGCAGATTTCACTGGAAATATACTTTAACCCTTGATCGAGAATTTTCTTATTAGTTGGCGGCGAAACTACAATATCAACATCTAATTTTTTAAAAAAATGCACCCAGAATTCGCCATACCGATAATACAAAAGGGCTCGCGGGATACCAATCGTCATGGTATTTTAGTTTATTAGGAATTATTATGAATGTCAATATGAAGAAAGACGCTTAGTAAATTATGTCGATGACAAACTTATGCTGAAACAACCACCTGATAACTCGTTCTGGGCAGTTTGCTAAAGTTCTAAGTTCAGTATTTATTAATGTTAGATTAAAGACGGTGAAGAGATGGTTTGTAATAGACTTACCGTGTAGGGGACGGTACCCGTAAGGGTCCAGGGGTTAGATGAAGTAAAAAACCAGATTTTTCTGATGGACCTAAAAGATATTATTGCTAGTGTGTCATATAGATACGCAAAACCTCAAAATAGTTGAAATTATTAACAACCCCACACTAGTTGCTCGTTAATTTTTATTTTTTATTGAATATCAAGAGCTTGATATAAGAAATAGCTCTTGACACTGATTTAATATAATATATAATAAATTGATGACGGTCCAGGTTACGCCAGCAGTCGAAACTTTTTTCGAACAGCTTCTTGAGGAATGTATTAGAAGGAACGCCTCGGATTTGCATTTGACGGTTGGGCTACCGCCGGTCTTTAGAATCGACGGTGTTTTGCGGCCGATGGAAAATGCTCCGGTTTTAGAGCCGACAATTACCGAACAGATAAAAGATATTACGGTGGAAAGCGCTCCCCAGATAAGACATTTGATTACCGAAGACGGTGGTGCTGATTTTAGTTTAAGTTTTCGAGATTTAGCCCGGTTTCGTGTGGCAATTTATCGTCAGAAAGGATATTATGGATTGGCCCTACGATTGATACCTAATAAAATATTACCCTTTGAAGAAATTGGATTTTTGCCGCATCAAATTCCTCGTATCAAGAATTTACTAGACCGCCCGCATGGATTAATTCTGGTTACTGGACCGACTGGTTCTGGTAAGACAACAACCCAGGCAACTTTTGTTGATTATATTCTAGAAAGTCCCCGGCATGTATTAACTATTGAGGATCCAATTGAATTTGTTCATAGTCATAAAAAGGGTATAATTACGCAACGAGAAGTTGGAGTTGATGTACCGTCATTCCGAGAAGCCATAATGAAAGGGCTACGGTCTAATCCCAATGTGATATTAGTAGCCGAAATCCGAGACATTGCAACTGCTGAGGCCACAATCTGGGCTGCCGAGTCTGGCCATTTAGTAATTGGTACGCTTCATACGACAAATGCTTCCGAAACCGTGACGCGGTTTATTGATATCTTTCCGCCGGAGATTCGAGATCAGATTCGAGTCCAATTCTCTATTTCACTATTAGCAATTTTTGCCCAGCGGCTTGTACCGCGGGCTACTGGCCGTGGTCGAATTGCGGTATTTGAAATTATGATCGCCACTCCAGCAGTCCGAAATTTAATTCGCGAGCGTAAAGTTGAACATCTACCATCAGCGATTCAATCGGCAATTTCTGAAGGTAGCTGTACTTTTGACATGGCGTTAGCTGAGCATTATCGAAGCGGCTTAATTACCTTTGAAACCGCCTTAGCTAATGCCTTTGATCCTCGAGCTCTGCGGGAAATGGTCGAGATGGGTATAAAAAGTCGGTTTGCCGAACGATAGATTAGACTTAATTGTGCATCCCATTCCAACTTTGATATTTTTTTTAGTAGGTTTTATAATAGGCAGTATTCCTTTTGGCTATCTTATTTCAAAGTTAGAAGGAATTGATATTAGGCATTACGGAAGTAAGAATATTGGTTTTACTAATGTTTATCGGATTTTAGGCCCGAAATACGCTGTGCCAGTTTTAGTTTTAGATATGCTAAAAGGGTTTTTACCGACGTTTCTATCAAAGCCTTTTAATAACCTGGCCGTTGTTATAGGTTTGGGTACAATTTTGGGTCATACTTTTACTCCCTGGCTGTATTTTCGTGGTGGCAAAGGCGTTGCGACTACAATCGGTGTTGCCTTGGCATTAATTCCCGAAGTGCTGTTAGCAGGGATTTTAATATATAGTTTAGTTCTAATATTTTTTCGCTATGTTTCGTTGGCATCGATAATTTTTGGTATCAGTTTGCCAATATTAGTACTATTTTTTAATCCCGGAAACAAATTATTATTAACAACAAGCACAATCATTGGGATATTAATAATTATTCGTCACTACACGAATATTTTGCGACTCATAAATCGAGTTGAACCTAAATTTGATTATACAAAATTTTTTAAGAAAAAATAAAGAAAATATGCGAATTGCTTTTATTGGTGCTGGACGTTGGGCTTTTACTTTAGCTTTACTTCTATATCATAAGGGAAAAGAAGTAAAACTTTGGGAACCGCGCGAGGATATAAATATTGACGAGCAGAAAAAAAAATTATTAACCAATTTTCCCAGCGACATAGAATTTCCTCAAGGTATAACGGTGACAAAAAATTTGGAGGAAGTTATTACTAACGCCGATGTAATTTTTTTTGCGGTTCCGGCACAAGTCTTAAGAGACGCCCTTCTGCGGATAATTCGATTAAAAAACGAATATTTTCGCAGTAAGCCAATTTTAGTAAGTGCCATCAAAGGATTAGAAAACACCACGAATAAGCGAATGTCTCAAATACTAGAAGAATTTTTCTCGGGTTATAAAATAG comes from candidate division WOR-3 bacterium and encodes:
- a CDS encoding acyl-CoA dehydratase activase; this translates as MLKAYLGIDVGSISTKGVLIDENREVIRSSYLRTLGRPIEAIKKLVAELFNENKNIEIKGVGTTGSARRLAGVIVGADVIKNEIITHAVAASHFYPEARTIIEIGGQDSKIILLKDGVPIDFAMNTVCAAGTGSFLEHQATRLGIPIEEFGTYALKATSGATIAGRCTVFAESDMIHKAQLGISVEEIIRGLCDAIVRNYLSTVAKGKPIEPLVLFQGGVAANIGVKAAFERALRMQVIVPRYFLVMGAIGAAFLAQDYVQKNLSTKFVGPALLDINFQTKTFECHDCANFCEVVETYKNSQIIDRYGDRCGKWSEINP
- a CDS encoding class II aldolase/adducin family protein, which codes for MKNEQLNQIKQEIIKLAKFIYTGKYVVATDGNISVRIDSQTMLITKKNVCKGEIGLKDVILVSLKSYQRYFSKLTPQPSSEYQMHQEIYKNRDDIKVVIHAHPLYATLIGITGIKLKVNLLAEIEKFIGPVGIVGYYEPGSVQLADAVARKARECNSIILKRHGVVVMGIDALETRYRLERLERFAEILFLYNLATNSK
- a CDS encoding acyl-CoA dehydratase activase-related protein, coding for MTIGIPRALLYYRYGEFWVHFFKKLDVDIVVSPPTNKKILDQGLKYISSEICLPVKIICGHLDWLKNKVTHVFLPRFVELNGGLYTCPKMIGIVDIARLRFAGQFQLIAPKIKNNFYWAHFWLGLRFTKNPLKVKWALKEASTYLKHTQPPPPNGKPKILLLSHFYNIYDDYISRTIINTFKNQGFTIITKEHLDNKLLTSTKGFAKNIRWVYERELYNAFYYLLPHAQGVCNIISFGCGPDSLISEIMLKEAQARTKPFMQLIIDEHTSPTGLVTRIEAFCEIIKKQCLNIAPITN
- a CDS encoding 2-hydroxyacyl-CoA dehydratase, translating into MKVAFPYLGYDTIALKKFVEMLGAEVCLGSPLTARTLSLGAKYSPELICLPFKITLGSFVEALEAGADTLLMAAGARKCRFGYYHYLQEDILKKISNHHQFYAISQYTPYEFFFKKIPKIFGVSPRRVIYATWLLLHHSALIDYYRKLIRLARAIDFTSAQKKESEALRIIENVSNLSAIRKAKNKLKELFQPLFKFKKRIIKIGLVGEIYLMLEPFANHDIEKELGKMGVVVIGRRSLYRHLKHLLHIDTSELKIIIDAYKYLKDSPGGEAIKTVGEAHGFCKTGIDGIIHIYPFTCMPENIAYEALEKMAHDYAIPLLSISIDEHTSKTGLLTRLEAFVELIKRKNL
- a CDS encoding PilT/PilU family type 4a pilus ATPase, encoding MTVQVTPAVETFFEQLLEECIRRNASDLHLTVGLPPVFRIDGVLRPMENAPVLEPTITEQIKDITVESAPQIRHLITEDGGADFSLSFRDLARFRVAIYRQKGYYGLALRLIPNKILPFEEIGFLPHQIPRIKNLLDRPHGLILVTGPTGSGKTTTQATFVDYILESPRHVLTIEDPIEFVHSHKKGIITQREVGVDVPSFREAIMKGLRSNPNVILVAEIRDIATAEATIWAAESGHLVIGTLHTTNASETVTRFIDIFPPEIRDQIRVQFSISLLAIFAQRLVPRATGRGRIAVFEIMIATPAVRNLIRERKVEHLPSAIQSAISEGSCTFDMALAEHYRSGLITFETALANAFDPRALREMVEMGIKSRFAER
- the plsY gene encoding glycerol-3-phosphate 1-O-acyltransferase PlsY, whose amino-acid sequence is MPNDRLDLIVHPIPTLIFFLVGFIIGSIPFGYLISKLEGIDIRHYGSKNIGFTNVYRILGPKYAVPVLVLDMLKGFLPTFLSKPFNNLAVVIGLGTILGHTFTPWLYFRGGKGVATTIGVALALIPEVLLAGILIYSLVLIFFRYVSLASIIFGISLPILVLFFNPGNKLLLTTSTIIGILIIIRHYTNILRLINRVEPKFDYTKFFKKK